A single genomic interval of Sceloporus undulatus isolate JIND9_A2432 ecotype Alabama chromosome 2, SceUnd_v1.1, whole genome shotgun sequence harbors:
- the LOC121920741 gene encoding uncharacterized protein LOC121920741: MTQPSEAQTHTPTTSVPMDSNVVAIIIATTVSSSVFIVAILVLLLLLYHRDPLCCQFLCSCRFFQSPSQYDCPPPYFSSSQRLVGPQSGVQHLETSTAENHGMQGDELFCVGPPSSYQLPPWEQPRLPSYESVRKKDRQREIHQMIAERFGLWAEVSQELPPPYEQALQYPAALSGTEVGTELSAGHSLPDMLQASPTYPTQRNTSV; encoded by the exons ATGACCCAGCCCAGTGAGGCCCAGACCCATACCCCCACCACCAGTGTTCCCATGGACAGTAATGTGGTGGCCATTATCATAGCTACCA CAGTTTCTTCCTCTGTGTTCATCGTGGCCatcttggtgctgctgctgcttttgtacCACCGAGACCCTCTGTGCTGCCAGTTTCTGTGTTCTTGCCGTTTCTTCCAGAGCCCAAGTCAATAT GACTGTCCCCCTCCATATTTCAGCAGCAGCCAGCGACTGGTGGGGCCCCAGTCTGGAGTACAACACTTGGAGACAAGCACTGCTGAAAATCATGGCATGCAG GGAGATGAGCTATTCTGTGTTGGACCCCCTAGCAGCTACCAGCTTCCTCCATGGGAGCAACCACGCCTGCCAAGTTACGAGAGTGTGCGGAAGAAGGATCGGCAACGAGAGATCCACCAGATGATTGCTGAAAGATTTGGCTTGTGGGCTGAGGTCTCTCAAGAG ttaccGCCTCCCTATGAGCAAGCCCTGCAGTATCCCGCAGCTTTATCAGGAACTGAAGTGGGTACAGAGTTGTCAGCTGGGCACAGCTTGCCAGACATGCTCCAAGCTTCACCTACTTACCCAACTCAAAGAAACACATCGGTATAG